The Coffea arabica cultivar ET-39 chromosome 3c, Coffea Arabica ET-39 HiFi, whole genome shotgun sequence genome contains a region encoding:
- the LOC113736019 gene encoding tabersonine/lochnericine 19-hydroxylase-like, which produces MLLHLGSKPVLIISSPDAAEEVMKTHDLIFANRPKAAFAGRLLYKFNSIAFSPYGEYWRQVRSICVLQLLSNKRVQSFRSIREEEAESMLKKIKESCAPSSIIRIDEILATLTNNIVSRVVIGKRYSEKESGSRFKELFEEFIMLLGVFNVGDYISWLSWINNVNGLEAKVKKVAKDFDEYLEKILQEAVKKQEKSGNKNGGDEKQQNLVDVLLEIQRTNATGFAFERDSQLLRNTNAMHKLQNEVRQFLGCKTYITEDDLENLHYLKAVIKEALRLHPPVPLLVPRESSKAVKIMGYDIAAGTQVIINAWGIGRDPKLWKDAEEFQPERFLNSSLDIKGQNFEFIPFGSGRRSCPGSAFALVTAELALANLICSFDFEWAGGAGPEDLDMTEAPGIVTPRKVPLLLVASLPN; this is translated from the exons ATGCTGCTTCATCTGGGCAGCAAGCCGGTGCTAATTATCTCATCCCCTGATGCAGCTGAAGAAGTGATGAAAACACATGATTTAATCTTTGCCAATAGGCCAAAAGCAGCCTTTGCTGGGAGACTACTCTACAAATTCAATAGCATAGCATTTTCTCCTTACGGCGAATATTGGAGGCAAGTAAGAAGCATTTGTGTACTTCAGCTTCTAAGTAACAAGAGGGTTCAGTCGTTCCGAAGCATAAGAGAAGAAGAGGCTGAATCAatgttgaaaaaaattaaagaatctTGTGCTCCGTCTTCGATAATTCGTATAGACGAAATTTTGGCAACACTTACGAACAATATAGTTTCGAGGGTTGTCATAGGAAAAAGGTACTCAGAAAAGGAAAGTGGCAGCAGGTTTAAGGAACTTTTTGAGGAATTTATCATGTTATTGGGTGTTTTTAACGTTGGAGATTACATATCATGGCTTTCATGGATCAATAATGTTAATGGGTTGGAAGCAAAGGTTAAAAAAGTGGCCAAAGATTTTGATGAATATTTGGAAAAAATTCTTCAAGAGGCAGTTAAAAAGCAGGAAAAAAGTGGAAACAAGAATGGTGGTGATGAGAAGCAGCAGAATCTTGTGGATGTTTTACTCGAAATCCAGAGAACAAATGCTACCGGTTTTGCTTTTGAGCGAGATTCCC AGCTATTAAGAAACACAAATGCCATGCACAAATTACAAAACGAAGTGAGACAATTCTTAGGATGCAAAACATACATCACTGAGGATGATTTAGAGAACCTCCATTACCTGAAAGCAGTAATAAAAGAGGCTCTTCGCTTGCATCCACCAGTTCCATTACTTGTTCCTCGTGAATCAAGCAAGGCAGTCAAAATAATGGGATACGATATAGCTGCCGGCACTCAAGTGATTATCAATGCTTGGGGAATTGGAAGGGACCCAAAACTGTGGAAAGATGCTGAGGAGTTTCAGCCGGAGAGGTTCTTGAATAGCTCTTTGGACATTAAAGGGCAAAATTTTGAGTTCATCCCATTTGGTTCCGGAAGGAGGAGCTGCCCTGGTTCTGCATTTGCCTTGGTTACAGCTGAACTTGCACTCGCAAATTTGATCTGCAGCTTTGATTTTGAATGGGCTGGTGGAGCAGGACCAGAGGATTTGGATATGACTGAAGCACCTGGGATCGTTACGCCAAGGAAAGTCCCTCTTCTACTAGTTGCAAGTCTACCTAATTAG
- the LOC113736020 gene encoding uncharacterized protein produces MYDASTDPEDHLSVFLTHMRLQTAADEVRCKTFPMFLKGKARLWFQGLKPGSIRSFPELARQFAAQFVSSKVYARNATHLMSIRQRPDESLRNFMTRFNAEGLQVRDKDEKVVIAAFTNGLRVEELFYDLAKKPPVSLEELLRRAHETANAEEAGRLKKESDREIGDRKGRTNPPEGKEAPAKKNVFDRLSKEKAPVLPPLSEKTYTPLTRPRARYGGGRAGRSAAQDGDAPEQKEPRPILRLPP; encoded by the coding sequence ATGTACGATGCCTCTACAGACCCGGAAGACCACCTCTCGGTATTCCTGACGCATATGCGCCTGCAAACCGCCGCGGATGAGGTTCGCTGCAAGACCTTCCCTATGTTCCTAAAGGGGAAGGCGCGGCTCTGGTTCCAGGGACTGAAACCGGGGTCCATACGGAGCTTTCCCGAGCTGGCCCGGCAGTTTGCAGCCCAGTTCGTCTCTTCGAAGGTTTACGCGAGGAACGCAACCCACCTGATGTCCATCAGGCAAAGGCCCGACGAGTCACTGAGGAATTTCATGACCCGCTTCAATGCGGAGGGCCTGCAGGTCAGGGATAAGGACGAAAAAGTGGTGATTGCCGCCTTCACAAACGGGCTCAGGGTGGAGGAGCTTTTCTACGACCTGGCCAAGAAGCCTCCCGTAAGCCTGGAAGAGCTCCTACGCAGGGCGCACGAGACTGCTAATGCGGAGGAGGCAGGTCGCCTAAAGAAAGAATCAGATCGGGAGATCGGAGATCGCAAAGGCCGGACCAACCCCCCAGAGGGCAAGGAGGCCCCGGCCAAGAAAAACGTCTTTGATCGGCTCTCGAAGGAGAAGGCCCCTGTTCTGCCACCACTCTCAGAGAAGACCTACACCCCTCTAACACGGCCTAGAGCCCGTTATGGAGGCGGAAGGGCTGGGAGATCGGCCGCCCAAGATGGGGACGCCCCGGAACAAAAGGAACCAAGACCGATATTGCGCCTTCCACCGTGA
- the LOC140038007 gene encoding uncharacterized protein, with translation MDEEITFGPRDTVPLASGNHEAIVIDIVTNNYRVKKVYVDQGSAVDIMFYRMFKELGLRDDQLTPVRTPLVGFTGPPISSEGMITLMVTVGQAPKCRTVPVNFVVVKQSSPYNVFLGRPALNALRAIPSTFHLSVKFPTPGGIAEVHGDPEVARACYLATLRGQEKVVAQTTCLEPYIPGYPLPEG, from the coding sequence ATGGACGAGGAGATTACCTTCGGACCAAGGGATACGGTTCCCTTGGCTTCCGGGAACCACGAAGCCATTGTGATAGACATTGTTACCAACAACTACCGGGTGAAGAAGGTATATGTCGACCAGGGTAGCGCGGTTGATATCATGTTCTATCGGATGTTCAAGGAGCTCGGGCTAAGGGATGACCAGCTGACCCCGGTCCGGACACCTCTAGTGGGCTTCACCGGACCACCCATCAGTTCGGAAGGGATGATCACCCTGATGGTCACAGTAGGGCAGGCTCCCAAGTGTCGGACCGTTCCCGTTAATTTCGTGGTGGTCAAGCAGTCGTCCCCGTACAATGTGTTCTTGGGGAGACCTGCTTTGAACGCCCTCCGGGCTATTCCCTCTACCTTCCACCTCAGCGTCAAGTTCCCCACTCCCGGAGGGATAGCCGAGGTGCACGGCGACCCAGAGGTAGCCAGGGCTTGCTACCTGGCCACTCTCCGGGGGCAGGAGAAGGTGGTCGCCCAGACAACCTGTTTGGAGCCCTACATCCCAGGCTACCCACTCCCGGAGGGATAG